The Bacteroidia bacterium genomic interval AAATGGCAAATGTCCTTTTGCGGATAGTTATTCTTTCCTCAGGACCGAAGGATGGATTGAGCCAATCGTCCTGGTTTATGTGGCAGTGAATGCCGGAAGTATGGGTGAGAATGTGTTTGAGTCTGATTCGGGATCGGCTATGAGTTGGGTCTCTTCCCGTTAAACAATTTTCTCTTTGCAGGAGAAAACAGATAAAAGGAGACAGATAGGGAGTAGTTTTATTAGATAATTCATATCGAAATCTTTATCAGGATTCACTTTCCGGATTGGCTTCTCTTTTCCGCCATTTTAGTTGATCGAAAAACAAGCTTCCAATTTCTTCATTTTCTAATGCTTTCTTCCACAAGAGCTGAAATTCTTCCTTTGTCGCTTTGTGATAGAAAGGTAAGCCTTCCTTTTTTATTTGAGCAATGATGTCCTGGGCTTCCTCTTGCCATTCCTCCGGATATCGGGATACATATTTAGGTAAATAAGTAGCAAGCATATAGCTAACTAGAAAATTGCGGCTTTTCTGGAATTCTCGCATGAGAATATTAAGGATCTTATAAATTTCTTCTTCCTGGCCGATTGCTCTCTCCCGAACGTACTTTTCATAGGATTTTTCATCCTCTATGGCAAAAGACCAGTATAGATGAAAGTTCCAGTACAAAGAATCTATGGCCTTTATCTTTCTATAAAGATCCTTCCCTTTGATCAACTTGATGATATCCTCCATAAAGGCCTGGGGGCCTTTCATTTGTTTTGAAATGATGAAAAACAATCGATTGAAACTTGGATCCCGGTGGCGAATTCCTGCATCGAAAACAGGCTCGTAAAGCTCATGAGGAATCTCTTCTTTATAGAGTTTGAGGAAGTCCATCACAAAGTACTTTTTGCTACTATCTTCATCCTGCTTGAGGATAGAAATCATATCCTGGATCTTATTCCGACTTAAAGGGCTGTGAGCATCTACCAATTGCTGAAATTCCGATACATCCCTTTGGTAAAAGGGATCGAAGGTGCAATTGAGCTTTTTATATGCCAGGTAGAGTTTTTCCAGATTCATAGAAATAGATCTTTTCTCGATTTGGCAATAAATGACTAGACCCGAGCAATTATTATTTTTAAACTGCTAGCCAATTTTGCTTTCAAAACCTTTATCTCATGTTCACTGAGCATTCGTTCTATGTCCCAAACCTCCAGATAATATTTCCCAAATGCACAGGGAAATTCCCATAGCAGTTCGTTTAGGTTGATGAGTTTCTTGCAACAAGGAGAAGGATAATCCAAGTTTACGAAGTCTTCTTTATAAGAACTATCGACTGTCTCAGCAAACCATTCGATCTCCAAAACGGATGAACATAAAGGACAAGAGGGTTCTGATATGTTGTGTCCCTGGTCTATGAAGATGATCTTTTCTGATATTCTTTCTTCGATCTGTTTGCCTTTTCTGAACCTTGTTTTGAGGTAGTTTAAGGCACTTGATCTTGCATTCTCGGGCGGAATAAAGAGGGGGTTGGAAGGGGTAATTCTGAGAATAGAGGTAGACATGTTTTCAGATGGTTTTAAGCAGATACAATTTCGATAATTTCAATCTTCTTTCCTTCCTTTTCCCTACAAAACTTTTTACTTCCAGGGATTCTTCTCTCAAGGTACATTTCTGCTTCATGAGCTAAAGTTTTGCCTGAATCGATATCCAAGACATAAGTGCCTTTTGCAAGAGAACTTATGAGCAGTCGCTGTTTGAAAAAGTAGAGCCTGCAATCCGGACTAGCTCCCTGGTATTCATTTCTGGAGAAGCCTTCAAAGGAAATCTTTTTCTCGGCTGTAAACTGATGAATATTATAAAGGATAATATGGCCTGCATTCGTCTTATATCCCTCTTCCACTGATTCTTTTTTATCGAATCCTTCTTCTCTGGGATCGTATAGATATGCAATTCTGCTATCATCCACCCAACACAAAGCACGATCCCAATAATAACTCATGATACAAAGATTGGCTGGACTGCCAAGTTCTGACTGATTTTTGTTTTCCCTTAGCCAGGGATTTAATTCTATAAATCTGAGATAGGATGCCGGACCCCAAAGCCAGCCGCTACTAAGCAAGCTTTTGCCTTTGGGGCAAAGATGAAGCTCACCGTAAAAGTAATCCAGGTAATGGGGCTGTTCGTATTGGGTATTATTCCTTTCTGTAAGCAAGCGTCGTGAGTCCAGCTCTGTTATATCTATTTTGTTCCAATCTGTTGCATGAATGAGATATTGCTTGCCTTCTTTTTCGAAAAAAAGGAGGGGAAATCCTGAATGCTCGACCTGATAGTCCTGTCGATTGAGTTCCATTACTTTTAGAGAAGTGGCAAGATCCAGAACAAGGCCGTACTGACCGTAGGTATTGCTTATGCTTAGGTATTGCTCATTGGGGGAAAGCTGGACTTGAATTTCTTTTTTCCAATCGATTTTTGAATCGGGGATTTCCCATCTTTCAATTGGCACTGCATTTTTAAACAGGATAAGGGAAGCTTGTTTTGTGATGCCATATATAATTCCTTCCTTTTTAGCTGAAAAAAGGAAGGATAGGAGATCTTCTTCTATAGCAAGAATAAGTTGTGTTTTCGTGAATTTCATGATTGTGCGTTGAATGCTTCGGTCTTGTATTTTTAGGTAAATTCTGTTTCGACCAGGACTTTATTCAGGTAGGCTCCTGCAAAATTTCCACTGGCCACTGCCTGGGCAACTGAGCGAAGGGGAGTTGAATTGTCACCACAGGCGAAAATACCTTCTACGCTGCTTTCCTGAAATTCGTTCACTTTTATGTGCCCATGCTCTGTCAGTTCACAGCCTAAAATTTCTACCAGCTTTGATTGGCGAAAAGGAATACTGGCATAAACTGCATCGAAAGTCTGCCTTGTCCCATCAGCAAAAAGTACTTCCTTTAGGTATCCATGTTTATGTTTGATCTCAAGTATTCCTTTTTCCAGCAGTTCTATTTGATGCTTCTCAAGAATTTGTGATTGTTCTGGAGAAAAGCTGCTTTTTCCATTTGGCAGGATACTGACTTGATCGGTGAGATTACGGATGAGGGAGACCATATGAAAAGCTTTGTCTCCATTGCTCATGAGGCCTGTTTTTTTGCCTCTGAATTCGTAGCCATGGCAATAAGGGCAATGGATAACTGAAATCCCCCAACAGGCCGAAAAGCCTTTGATTTCCGGTATGAGGTCTTGAATTCCTGTTGCCAGGATCAACTTTTTTCCGATATAGCTATCTCCATTCCCCAACTTCACTTCAAAGCCAGCATCGATTTTTTCCCCTTCCTGAACCAGACCCTCGATGAGTTGAACATCTGGATAAGCAAGTACTTGTTCTTTGGAGACAGCGCTTATTTCTGATGGAGTTTTGCCATCCTGAGTGAGAAAGTTATGAGAATGAGGTGTTTGCTGATTACAAGGCTTTCCACTATCAATCAATAAAGTCTTTCGCAGAGACCTCCCTAAAGCCATAGCGGCAGAAAGTCCTGCATAACTGCCTCCTATAATGATGACTTCGTATTTTTCTGTAGTGCTCATGATAAATGTCTTAGGTGATTGTTCAGGGGTAAAATTAGTAATAAATCCCCCAAATGCAACATTGTTGCATTTGGGGGATTTAAGACTTTCTGAGAATGGAAGAGGGGAGAAGAATCTTATTGGCTCAAGCTCAAGCTTTGGAAATCACCGGCTTTCTCCGGTTAAATTTATCTTCCTTGATGCACTGCACAAGAAATTCTCGCTTTACTTGTGGTTTTCATAATGTGCTTATTTAACGGTAAAAACTTCTTGGATTAATGCAGTAGGAATCAGAAATACAATGCAGAAAATCGAATTCAGAGATTTAATATTTTACCACCATCCGAGAACTTTCCACCACATCATCCCTATCCCCAACCAGATACCAATATGTACCAGAGAAATCAGAAAGCCGATCCTGAACCACCTTTGTGAACTTTCATATCCCAGGCCATAGTATATGATGACAGGTCCGGAGGAATAATTGGTCATACATCCACATAGACAAGAGAAATAGGCAAAAAGAGGAATGGCAAGCATAGGCTCAGCACCAGCAGCCAAACATACCGCAAAAAAAGGAGCAACCATAGCAGCTATATGCCCACTCAGCATGGAGAAAGCATACATGGAATAAAAATAGATAAGACTGAGCAGGATTAATATAGAAATGCCGGAATACGCACTTACCAACAATTGGGATTGATCGACGAACCATTGGATGAAGCCATACTGACTAAGCATGCTGGCCATGGTTAATAAGCCTCCCAGCCAGAAAAGGGTATCCCAGGCTTTTTCGTTGCGAATGACATCTTCCCAGCTCTGGGTATTGCTCAATAACAAGATGGCCACTCCCATCCAGGCAATTAAGGTCGTAGAAAGCCCATGCAAAAACTGAGTTCCCCAAAGCAGCAGCAATCCCATCAACACAAACATCATGATTCTTTCTTTCCTTTGCATTGGACCTTTTTCTGCCAATTGCTTTTCCGCGCTTTCCTGGGCTTTTTGACTCTCATCTACAGCAGGAGGCGCAAAGTAATAAATCAACAAAGGCAAAAGCAGTAAGGAAACTATGCCGGGAACGATGCTTCCCAGCAACCAGGTCCCCCAGCCAAAATCCTTTCCGAAAACATCCTTAGCAGCTTTGGATACCAGGGGATTGGCTGCCATGCCGGTCATGTACATAGAAGCTGCGATCAGGTTGGCATGGCTTCCCACAAGACTCAGGTAACGCCCGGCTAATATGGGTTTAGTACTTCCATCTTCTATGGAGTGAGCCAAAGAATCCACAATGGGAGCATGGATGCCTCCGCCCCGAGCAGTGTTGGAAGGGATGACTGAGGCCAACAAAAATTCAGAGCCACAAATTGCATAGGCAATTCCTTTCATGGATTTGCCGAGTTTGCTGACCAGAAACAAAGCGATTCGATTCCCAAAACCTGTTTTCAGTACTGCATCGGCGACCATGAATGCTGCAATCACCAGCCAGACTGTAGTATCTGAAAAACCGGAAAGGGATTCTTTCAAACTAATCGTTTCTGTTCCCACCAAAACGAGCAGTCCCATTAGCACTGACATTCCCAGGGGATAAGGCCTGAGGATGAAGCTCATAATAACGGCTATGAATATTGAGAAAATATGCCAGGCTTTAGCTTCCAATTCTACATAGCTATCCATTCCCCAAAGACCTGCTCCCACAAGTATGCAGAGCAAAAGTTTTACTCCATTGGATAGCTGGGGAGTTGAGGAAGTCTCTTGGTTCACCTGGGATATGCTAATCTAGGGCTTAGGGTTTGGCTTGAAATTGAAGGGCAACCATTTTAGTTCCTTCGAAAAGAGGTGCATCCGGCACATTGATACCATCTCCAAAATCAAAGACCTTGTTTTGATTGACGTCCCAATGAAGCATCAGGATGTAGTTTTCTTGTGGAACGGGTATGTCTTCAACCGTTATGGAAACATTTTTATTCTTCCCATGCTTCACATAGGTTGCTCCTACATAAACGGTTCCATGAGGCTTACCATCCTTAAAGGGGTGCATGACCAACCATCCATTTCCTTCAATGACAATTTCTTTGAAGGTAAAGGTCGATCCTTCCTGTGTAAAGCCATCAGAAATGATATAGCTGTTTTCCCCATTGCCCATAGTAATCTGATCTCTGGGAGGAATTTTGGGTTCTTTGGGGGTATATTTTAAGCCAGGATTGCATCCACTCAGGAAGAAGCTAGCTATGATGAGTAGCTTTGCAGATAATAGTAGTCGGTAGTTCATGTATGCTAAATATTAGAATTCCTAATAGAGCTAATATAGGTCTTCTTTAGGAGCTTTTGAAAAGCTTGAAAGAGGCTTTAGCCCAATACCTGTACCTCGGCACCTTTTAGCAAGGTATTTACAGAGAGACAGCCTTTTTCTGCAATGCGTATAAGTTTGGGAAATTCGGCTTCATCGCTGCAGGAAGTATAGGAAACTCTTAGTTCTATGCGGCTAAAGCTTTTGCGAGCATCTTCGCTTAAGTCGGCTTGTATCCCGACCGATAATCCTTCAATTTCTATCGATCTGGCTTGAGCTGCAGCGAATAGATTACTGCAAAAACAACCGCCTACACCTATCAATAAATATTGACCTCCCATTAGTCCTTGTCCGCCTCCCCCTTTTGATTCTGGACGGTCAACAATGATGGAAAATTGATCATGCTCCAGTTTCATGGAAGTGGAGGCGTGTTGGGTTAATTGAAGGGATACGCTGGCCATGGGATTAAATTTGAAAGTATAGGAAATGAGAATATAATTAAACAGAAGGAAGAAGAAACAAAAAATGAAGAAGGATAGCTTTTTTTGTAATTCGAGCGTAGCAAAATCCTGAGTAAAATAAAACATAAAAAAGAAATGCCTATACGAAAGATTGATTTCGCATAGGCATTAGCTAGTTTTTAGGCTTTTTAAATTCCGACTGCTTTCAGGCGAATAAGTGCTTGCTCAGTTACCTTATTATTAGGATGAAATGTTAAGGATTTTTCGTAGGCAGCTATTGCTTCCTTTGTTCTACCCAATTTTTCCAAACAGCTCCCGTAATAATCCAGGCTACGATGGGTGTAAAAGCCCTGGATATATAGTTCAAGGTTTAACTCAAAAAACTTGATGGCATCCTCACATTTCCCATCTTCCGTCAGTTGGAGTCCATATTCATTGATCAAGCGCTCTGAAATGGCGTATTCTGAGTCTCCTTGATATTCCTCTCGAATAAAGGAAATGATTTCATCGGATGACTTTTCTTCTGCCAGGCTAGCAATACTTTTTCTATTGAGCATGAGATTTCTCAATATCCACCAATAGCGCCAGGAAGGAGTTGAGCTGCGCTCCGAAATACCTGCATAGCCGAGAAAGTCCAGGGTCGTTTTATGGGCAATTACAATTTTCTTTTTGGGAATAACGGTGATGTACTGCCCTCCGAACCCACTGGCTGTATAGGCTCCTTCAAAATCCGGATTGTCATACATGCGTTCAAACAGCCACCACATATACCCATAGGATTCCTGCAAAGGGCTGGAAGGATCTCTTCTATAGCGAGCAGAAACAGTATCTGCAGGAGTTACTGTCTGAGTAATTTTCTTGATCCATGCTTTGGGGATGAGCTGTTTCCCTTCCC includes:
- a CDS encoding DASS family sodium-coupled anion symporter, translating into MNQETSSTPQLSNGVKLLLCILVGAGLWGMDSYVELEAKAWHIFSIFIAVIMSFILRPYPLGMSVLMGLLVLVGTETISLKESLSGFSDTTVWLVIAAFMVADAVLKTGFGNRIALFLVSKLGKSMKGIAYAICGSEFLLASVIPSNTARGGGIHAPIVDSLAHSIEDGSTKPILAGRYLSLVGSHANLIAASMYMTGMAANPLVSKAAKDVFGKDFGWGTWLLGSIVPGIVSLLLLPLLIYYFAPPAVDESQKAQESAEKQLAEKGPMQRKERIMMFVLMGLLLLWGTQFLHGLSTTLIAWMGVAILLLSNTQSWEDVIRNEKAWDTLFWLGGLLTMASMLSQYGFIQWFVDQSQLLVSAYSGISILILLSLIYFYSMYAFSMLSGHIAAMVAPFFAVCLAAGAEPMLAIPLFAYFSCLCGCMTNYSSGPVIIYYGLGYESSQRWFRIGFLISLVHIGIWLGIGMMWWKVLGWW
- a CDS encoding OsmC family protein; amino-acid sequence: MASVSLQLTQHASTSMKLEHDQFSIIVDRPESKGGGGQGLMGGQYLLIGVGGCFCSNLFAAAQARSIEIEGLSVGIQADLSEDARKSFSRIELRVSYTSCSDEAEFPKLIRIAEKGCLSVNTLLKGAEVQVLG
- a CDS encoding NAD(P)/FAD-dependent oxidoreductase, with protein sequence MSTTEKYEVIIIGGSYAGLSAAMALGRSLRKTLLIDSGKPCNQQTPHSHNFLTQDGKTPSEISAVSKEQVLAYPDVQLIEGLVQEGEKIDAGFEVKLGNGDSYIGKKLILATGIQDLIPEIKGFSACWGISVIHCPYCHGYEFRGKKTGLMSNGDKAFHMVSLIRNLTDQVSILPNGKSSFSPEQSQILEKHQIELLEKGILEIKHKHGYLKEVLFADGTRQTFDAVYASIPFRQSKLVEILGCELTEHGHIKVNEFQESSVEGIFACGDNSTPLRSVAQAVASGNFAGAYLNKVLVETEFT